Sequence from the Bicyclus anynana chromosome 2, ilBicAnyn1.1, whole genome shotgun sequence genome:
ttccacttagataggttgtgaccgTACACatgcagtgggtatgctaacactaaaaataaaaaaaataaaaattttaataaaaaaaattcaaccgacttccaactcaaaaaataactttaactaaaaagcaaaaaataacatcctacctatgtgctacctcctgatcagtttgaaggcggtgcccagccagtgtcgtgttttaattaaagctgtttctggaataaccacagaaattttgtagtttaaacgtatttaattaaaacatcactggcttggcaccgctttcaaactgatcagaaggtagcacataggtaggatgttattttttgctttttagttaaagttattttttgagttggaagttggttgaattttttttattaaaattttttgacatttCAAGAATTTTTTGACATTGCCATTTTttgacttatttttaaaaaaatttcagttgtaaatatttaattaataattaataatcaataagttttattatgtacttttgtagttttaagagtattgtatttttaactttaaccaGACTATAATGATGTGTATACCTTTATGAGATGGCTTCGTTTAGGAATAGCATTATAATTGTTCTTACGTATTAACATTAGGTTTATAAGATTACTCGTGCACAGCACAAAGTTTCtaagttattcaagaaaatagaccattCCCCCCCTTTTCTCCAAAGTACTGAATCTAAAAAATACAGATTTCTacttaaagattttttgaaaaaccTTGAAACTCtcaaattttttaatatgaaggtCTAATATGGGGGCAAATGGTTGGTCTTAAGATGATGATGCCCAGGATctataaattaagaaatacatACATCGGGAGATACTTCCACACACTAGCCGTTTATGGAATGAAGAAGCCAATCCCTTTGGTAAAGGATATGAAGTAAAAAGTTAGGATATCAATTGCTGATTTCTACTTAACCCGTCTTTAATATATGTAAGTTTCAAGTGTCATTTGTAACTAAGATAATCAAACATTAACCTACGAGGCATgatcataaatttatttcagtcaaaaataaataattattacctactctgtggttttggaaaaataataattttacgtaTCATCAGGGTTCGTTGTTCAGCCCCGGTAAGTCGGACGTAGGTAACCACTACCAACTAAAGTAACttcgatgccgtgtaaaaaccgtggcgtggatttttatcctacgtctaacaagatagcccgctttcatcttagatcgcatcacttcccatcaggtgagattgtagtcgagagCTAACATgtacagaataaataaaaaaaatgtttaaagtgGTAGGTGCAAACTTTTCCAAGTTCGAGAAGATGCCAACGTCGAACCTCGCTTTCGACGCCCCAGCACATCAACGCCAAAAGGTATGGTCGAATCTGTGaagaaaattgtttttgaaatgaagttttttaagaaattaaatatcacgtgtctcaatcggtgaaggaacacatcgtgaggaaacctgcataccagagaattatcttaattctctgcgtgtgtgaagtctgccaatccgcattgggcaagcgtggtggactattggcctaacccctctcattctgagaggagactcgagctcagcagtgagccgaatatgggttgatgacgacgacgtgtgtgtgtgtgtgtgtgtggttaGCCTAGTAGTATCATTTTGAATATTAGTATTTTGTGGTATTATCAATAATAGCGTATGATATTTGTATGGAGTATTCCGCAATATTCATAAGAATTCCGCGGGTAGGGTACGCGTAGGGTAGAagtacacataagtcaaagcgaagcttgaccgggtccactagttttTTCCATAAAggtataacaaaagaaaatatttaaatcagtCGACCCGTTTTCGTGGACTTTTAACGAGACTAACGAATAGCACttcatttttatacatatatagatcTAAATATTAGATATCTACAGCGGAAACAACCAATTTCCTATTGCTATAGCCTACAGGTACCCTTGACACTTTACTGGTAGCTTTGAATTCCTTGTTGTATACAAACCGGGTATTAGAAATACAGATTGAATTTATGATAAAGTTTTCTGGAAATAATCTAATTCTTTGgtttctcattttttttaaatatgaccaatattctcgagacctgtgatagtccagtggatatgacctctgccacctcCAACTGaatggcccaatgcagattggcagacttcacacaatatGTAgataattcagaaaattctcaggtatgcaaagTTTCTTACggcgtttttccttcaccgtttaagacccgagatatttaatttcttgaaagtgctccggatcggattctcatcctatctatactaatattataaagctgaagagtttgtttttttgtttgaacgcgctagtctcaggaactactggttcgaattgaaaatttttttcagtgtttgatagctcatttattgaggaaggataATCCATCCTCTATCTATCCTCTAATTAtacttgaataaatatttttttaatgatcacATAACGACTATACATTATCCCCTATAGCCTATGtataacgggaaccacgtggatgaaaccgcacggcgtcagctagtaaatatataaaatccttTGTTTCAGTTGAAATAAACGActtaagttaaaattttataagcACCAGCAGCTACAACTAACTGATGGCTCAAATCtcttcattaatttaaaaattgctgATAATCTTCAAACGGCTGATAAAAGACCTAAAATGGTtacttaattgattatgaaacacggctaaaactcacgtgtcTCACTCTCggtcgaagtatgcccgactagtttcgaacccatacggtgCCCTttgtcatgagctggttcttgcaacgcggcacgattcaAACCGCGAAGCGGCGGCGCagcgcgcagctgctcgcatcgcgcgctgggagaggggttgagtggtggggttCATTAATGTCTTCTTCATtagacctaatatcacgtgagttttagccatttttcataatcaattaatatgaataacacttacgatagtttaaattaaaaaaaaaatggttaataTCTGTTTTGAACCTGTGTAGTTGACATCCAATTGACCTGTGCGATGATTTTTACATCGATGTTAATccgaatacataaaatattatggaATATCCTTCCGGCGGTTAATGCCCGTTACATATGATTTGACCTTTAAAGTACATCTACCTACGAGTAATTAAGAACATTAGCGGAAGTCCGACCACATTGAGGACACTTAAACCATCATGATATTAATCTGGATGGTTTTAAACCTAAATCACCattcaatattaattatcattactaattaataactaatcaAGCATTGTAAAAAAACGGTctttaataaatactaatattaaaaatgagtctGTCTGGTTTATTTTTCACTAACAAGACTCTGtacagattttaataaattttggtaGGAAATTGGACTTGGAAGCAAAACGTGcttaggatactttttatagcgtaAATTATATGAATAGAAGGAATAATAAACTTGTAGGAAAATCATTCTTCAAGTTATCATTCATGAGCAACTTTtcgttttttcttttaaattattttttttttattgaaattacaagttagcccttgacgcgATATCGTCTATATCTGTATTCTGTAAATTTACAGACATGGCAACATCGTTgttagtgatattttatttttggcatcccatagccCATAACAAGTTCATATTCTAATagaacttgttataggcgaatgtTACATCGACGAGTAAAAAATAGCAGAATCAGTCCCCTGACATTTGAGTGACGATGTATTCATTAGTTTAAGTTGGTAGCGGTACCATAACTACCTCTAATTGTTGACGCTAGTTCACATGGTTGGAAAAAATGAAGACTTTTGGgtgtcttaatttttttaagtgagtacgtaaatttattatttccatGATAAAAACtcgttatatatttttcaattttatttcttcttcaataaataataatactacaatatctattttgtacaattataatACATTCAATTCAATCTAActactaactaaataattatacaggatgttgcaggagtatttcccataacttcaaggtgttgacaaggttttttagttaattttttttatattttcatacaaagtaattaaaataattccgacgaaccatgtaacacacgcctttattgcattataaaatacctaaccgtagtggtaagactgtcgatatcgacgagatatagatattataaatggcactccgcactttactagtaagctacttcatgatatttatcaataaataagttaGGCTAGGTCatattataaggatgcgatataaggggcatctaagatctatttacaaaagaaatattttttattccgaaattattgatataaaaacacatgttccttggacatttttaattaattttccatatagaatataacccttgagttatgggaaatactgccGAGCACCTTGTATACCTAATAATTAGTTATATCATAACAATTGGCATATGCTGATACTTAATAAAACTAACACTGCGTTTAGCACGATGCTGAATTTAGCAGAAATCTGTCCACGACTCCGTGCTTTCCTCTTCCTGAGTCTACTGATGTGTTTCTGGTAGCAAGAGTCCGGGAAGGCCAAGGTTCGATGCTCGATGACGCAAGCGTAGTAGTACGACGAAAGTCGCGGAGTACGAGTACGGTTTGGATGGTCGAAGTCTATTTCGTACAAACCGAATAATGCTCTGAAaaattcaacttttttattcgttgacaagttagcgcttgactgcgatctctATACTAAGCCCGATTCGCAcatgagtttttttaacggacgttagaaaaccgttcaaatacaacaaatgcattcccaagtatatgttcacacgattTTTTGCGTTGCGTTTATAAAACACGACGatatttttcgagcagtgttgttCAATTTTGaacgttggaaatagactttcatttgctttatactatatttgaacgtttttttaacgacCTTTAAAAAAACACTCGTGCGGGGGCTAAATCCAAACTCGacgtggaatgtttatcaacaaacaaattcaacaTGAAGAATGATAGGGGGTAAACTTTTGATCTACTAAAACTATTTTGTaaattgggatgatgacagtttttaaattgtatataaattaggagtatgctaaatAATAAagccattttgtaaaagtaacagggtatctgcgatcattactttacagggatttaaagggtcagatttgtcGTACACATGCCCAAAGTGGctttatgctatatattatccgcgtattcctacgggaacggaaaccagagacagctagttattaataagtttaaaattaaaaatttaatcataATCTAAAAGCCATATATGGCTCCctcttgagcacgagtcttcttaTAAAATGAGAGGCGTTACATTAGTCTATTTCGCAGGCCTAACGCAgatgaattggcagacttcacacacgtagagaattagggaaattctcaggtatgcaggtttcctcacaatgtttacttcaccgtttgtggcacgtgatatttaattttttaaaatgtaggcCGTAaaagcccagtagatatgacctctctatctgtatgcacctccaactttttatttaagtgcattttgagaaattaaaaagtCCCATAGTCGCCATATATGCAGTCTTTCCCTACtaattggaggagaatgggaaaattggacatacttatttaaaatgacATGGTAAACATTCTTCAAAacggaaaataataaaaaaaccatgacggcctccgtggcgcagtggtatgcgcggtggatttacaagacggaggtcctgggttcgatccccggctaggcagattgagattttcttaatttgtccaggtctggctggtgggaggcttcggccgtggctagttaccaccctaccggcaaagacgtaccgcccagcgatttagcgtgccggtacgctgccgtgtagaaaccgaaaagggtgtggattttcatcctcctcctaacaatttagcccgcttccatcttagactgcatcatcacttacaatcaggtgagattgtagtcaagggctaatttgtaaagaataaaaaaaaaaaaaaccaaaaatgcTATAGAACTCACGTGTATCCACTCAACCACTCGAAGTCATCCACAAGTGACCACGCAGCGTAGCCTGTAACGCTTACGTTATCCACCTTCATAGAAAGCAGTACCTGACAAATTAAATCGTGCTTTAAGTCTCTTTTTTttaaggcctccgtggcgcagtgctatgcgcgttgaatttacaagacgaaggttctatccccggctgggccgattaaggttttcttatttggtctgGCTAGTGGGCTTCCGCTGTTGCTAGTTatcaccttaccggcaaagacataccgcaaagcgatatcgtgtagaaaccgaaaggggtgtggatttaatcctactcctaacaagttagcccgcttccatcttagattacatcatcacttaccatcaggtgagattgtggtccagggctaatttgttaagaaaaaaaaagtctcTTACGCCCAAAAAGGCCAGGCCTTCTCTCTATGGTCCAGTGGGTAGCCCGACCCAGGTTACAGATGGGTGGCTATATGAGTTACTGAATTATTGTTCCTTCGAATCATTGATCAGATAAAACTCTCAGCCCGGAGCTAATTGAATCGGAATTGTCCTACTGGATCGAAAAGCAACAggcacaaaatattaatttaataagaaacacggctaaaactcgcgTAATACAACTAATGACTaaactcatgactaagggcccctaTGTGGaaactaatcgggcatactccgacgttgagagttttagccatgtttcataatacGAGTAATAGTATGAATGCACACTCATGATAgtttaattctaaaataggCATAAAACTAATTTACTTCTTTGAGATGTTTCTTATAGAAGTCTACTCTGTGGTAATCTTCTAGCTCATGTCCGCTTGACGTGAACCCGTTCTCGGTGATGAAGATGTCGATGTCACCGTACTGTCGACGTAACCAGGCCATCACCCTTCGAAGCCCTTTAGGTGCcacctttaatataaaaagcaaGGCCTTAGATTATTTGCGCCttaactcaacggtaagagcggtcggactcatcaccgcgGTGGTACGATCCCAGgtctgttggtctattgtcgtacccactcctaatactgtctttcccgactagttggaggggtatgggaatattggtcatatttaaatatatgacaaatattctttaaaaaaaataactatatactaatattacaaagaggtaaattttgtcgGTTCCAATTCGGTTCCGGTCcgcttttgaaattaaatatcacgtgcctcaaactgtgaaggaaaaactcgTGAggataccagagagttttcttaatactctccgtgtgtgaaatctgccaatcagcattgggccagcgtggctgactataggcctaacccctcattctgagaggacactcgagctcagaagtgatctgaatatgggttgataaggcaAATAGCAGGCGATTATGATTCTGCGCCATGGATCAACACAAACTGATGGTGAATTTTAGTCATAAACTTAGGTTAGTGTATCAAGTTTTACCGGAAGCGTAGGGGATGCCCCGTATTGTGCATTCGATGGGTTTTCCAGCACCGCACCTAGCTCCGGTGATCCGGTGAGGAACCACACACCTGGCTTATCATCCAACTTGGCCGGTCTAATTATATATGTGGTGTAGTAGTTCAAGCCGTAAAAATCGGCAGTGCCTGAAAATTGCAgaatatttatcaaattttagTAAACAcctttaaaatagttttagtatttaaatGACAATGTCCTGTGAGGTGTGACAAGAATGGGTAATAGGGAAATCTGAAAGTCGCGGCAGAAAAATTGAAGAACAATATAGGCTAGCAAGGCATGGCCTTATGGTGCAGTGGGATATATTATTACAAGGAGAATGTTAAATCTACAAGTGGGAGGACATAAGAGGAGTAGGAATAACAAGAGAAGGTTGGAGTGTCTGAAAGATGTATGTACATGGAATTAGTGACAGACGTGGGTGGAAATGGAAGACATATTGTGCGGTACCCATAATAGTGATGGGAAATTAATGGGAATGGGAAACATTGTCTTTCTGTTAGATAGAATTATGCACATCACTACTACTGAATGCTactttctatatatttatttgtactacCGTAGTAGTACTAATTTCAAAGGCCGACTAAGTACTAAAATTCAGGACCTCAAGATTTGAAACCGCATAggtaggctaaccactggccTTACGaggcagttttaaaaatataattttcatcaccatcatattgcccgatgaacgtccactgcaggaccattccaacaccttgggatcccaattTTCATCGTTTCTTCGAAGGAAGTGCCCCGAAAGTTTCGTTGAACTATGTCAGagattttggttcttctacggatttcctcatttctgattcgatcacacagaggtACTGagaatagctcgttccatcgcccactgtgtgactctgagccttcttatgaggcccatagttagcgaccaaacgacttggtttttaattaaataattttacctCTCACATATTCTATCTCCTCTTTTGTGAAAGGGGGTAGTCTGGACTCCTTGTGCCCCTGTTTCAGGCTAAGTTCCAACATTAATTTTTCAATAGAAGGCGGCCAGCCTCCGTGCTTGGAGAAAATGGGATGAGAGTATCTGCCAGTctgaaaataatagaaaaatcctTTATCGCGCACTTTTTCCCCGAGGTATCTACTATCTATACATAACTAGGATTGTTATATGGGTTCGTTTAAATGTTATGTAACAAAACCTGCTAGCTAAAGGTAAgtacacaaaaaatattgattttataattgtaatttgttaTGGTTTATTTGAATACTTAATCTTAAAACGACCGATTTTTGTGTGTATCTGTGTATGTAATCCGGAATAATTTTGGAAACGGCTCCAACAATTAAAGATTGTTCGCTTAAATTGGATTTTGGTAAATTTAACGCccatggggataaaataagggatctcgtttgtgctgcggctactgaagcgattttactgaaatttggaattgaaatagattttactctggattaacacataggctacttttcatcccggaaaaatccacggttcccgcttTGTgataaaactgaattccacgcggacgaagtcgcggacgtccgctagtttataataaaaggaaTTCCATTATcgcatctgtctgtctgttttgtctatctgtttgtgttaaacttgaaactactgaacggattttcatgcggtatTTATATTGGTGCACCAAAACCTTTGCAATTTATACAGTGTATATTAAACATAATGAATCTTTTGTGAGAGAGTGATTAATGACAAAGGTTTTTGTGTAAATTAGTTGAAATataacactaataataattggaagccgtgcccactggatatgacctttgcctccgatttcggagggtgtgggttcgagtccggtccgggacatacacctccaaagtttcagttgtgtgcattttaagaaattaaatatcacgtgtctcaaacggtgaaggaaaacatcgtgaggaaacctgcacaccagagaatttattaattctctgtgtgtgtgaagtctgccaatacgcattgggccagcgtggtggactattgacctaaccctctctcattctgagaggagactcgagctgagcagtgagccgtatatggtttgataacgacTGCATAACTGAGAGTAAAAATAAAGGTTCTCTAAGCTGCATAATACATTAACTTgtctattattactattatcgCTATCTATTAACTAAATAGTAGAGCTAATGTTTGTCTTATTGTATTATAACTACTTACAATAATTAACTGCAATTTAACGTTCTCTTTCAACAAATAACCAGAACATTTGTTTACCTTTGCAATGATTTATGATATTTTGAATTACTGGCCATAATTGATCAGAACGCGAGCCTGTGGCAATGTACCTCATTGTAcggattaataatataaatggaaAGGCACACGAcagtgtcgtacccgtcacaaatacaaattcaaaaatgaatacattcttgagtcagTGCGACACGaaacgtcgcatcagtaactttcaatattaatcaagaaaagtgacgtcttatgtttttaaatgttttaaaaactgttctcatatagtaaactagctgacgccgcgcggtttcacacgcgtgattcccgttcccctaggaattcggggataatatatagcctatagccttcctcgataaatgggctatctaacactgaaagaatatttcaaatagaACCAGTAGTTcttaagattagcgcgttcaatcaaacaaactcttcagttttataatattagtataaacaaatgagacggagtattttttattggcattttttatttgattattatattaatttacgtaattgttgttagtgttaaattttgaaatacaaattatgaaaaagtttgtatatgcggatgtcaaggagacacctcacttttgtttttttatgggtttcacccaAGTTTCACCTGCTTCAGTACGCAGTTAAagactctggttactctgtacCTCATTCAAACATGCtcttaccatagataagtaggtacggtagtcaattatggagtttggactgtggtgccTTTGGTAGGTAACGGGTTCcaagggtccagatcctcaaccgtccaagtataaagtattaatcatcatcatcatcatcattaatatacGTCCACTGCTCGACActagcctcttgcatggacttccaaacaaacggCTGCTTCGctggttgggtggtaactaactcACACTAGCCAAAAACGCTTTTtagttaaatgaaaaattttaccAGTTCATTCTATGTAAGCCGTAGAAAGAACTACTTATTAGTTCCAAAAATGTATTCCCTGCCTGCGACTGTGACATTGACACTGTGATTCACAATACTTTAGACGAGAGAGATTGGACCTTGCATtggtgatttttattattttatatacttgtcGCATTTTTATcctcaaatacaaaaaataaatcgcACATTCCTTGACCTTCTGATTTCTGGCATCAGTGCTGGATTAGGCCTGTAGGAAATTTAAACAGGGGCCCTtttaggttaaaaaaaaaacaaattctaatttttttttccctCCAAAAATGaccttcatattaaaaaatttaaatgttcaaGATTTTCCTGAAATCTACAAATAGGATtatattctgtattttttttattttaggtttattACTTCGGACATTCAAGTTTGAATCAAGCTTGAAGAGTAGGAGTATATATCCTTGAATAACTCaaaagctatttattttaaaatggtcCTCTTATgaagctctttcatttgatgtgcagtttgcaaaaaaatataattgttcaTATTGCCCACCAAAATTTACCTCCATATTTTCTCGAGTCTCGAGTCTCGGGCGCGGGACTCCCATCTGAACGCAGGACTTGTAGCAAATGCTACATACTGCCCTATGGCTAATCCGGCGCTGCCTGGCATCAGTATAAGTTTGCACTCGTAAAATCTATCCGCTCAGATCTGCGTCTGATCAGATTGCGTTACTGACAGGTTgtgcgaatgggacaaaca
This genomic interval carries:
- the LOC112056171 gene encoding myrosinase 1, whose amino-acid sequence is MTMLSRVAVVLCATLHISRAIDTSFPPFFKFGAATSAYQVEGAWNTDGKGENVWDLYLHTHPGKAHNATGDVAADSYHQWREDVKAAADMKLHFYRFSINWARVLPTGFSNELNDAGVKYYSELIDALLAAGIEPMVTLYHWDLPVNIQNLGGWTNPLIVDWFGEYARIIYSLYASRVKIWLTINEPNVFCDIFYISGESAPGIKEPVLAPYLCNKHTMLAHARAYRIFDQEFRPRYTGKVSLANNVLNIEPASPKYEKLAELGREHQTGRYSHPIFSKHGGWPPSIEKLMLELSLKQGHKESRLPPFTKEEIEYVRGTADFYGLNYYTTYIIRPAKLDDKPGVWFLTGSPELGAVLENPSNAQYGASPTLPVAPKGLRRVMAWLRRQYGDIDIFITENGFTSSGHELEDYHRVDFYKKHLKEVLLSMKVDNVSVTGYAAWSLVDDFEWLSGYTALFGLYEIDFDHPNRTRTPRLSSYYYACVIEHRTLAFPDSCYQKHISRLRKRKARSRGQISAKFSIVLNAVLVLLSISICQLL